TAGCCAATGCGATTTCAACGGCTTCGAAAATAACTTTTCTGTCTATGTCCTTTTCATTGGACACAGCATCTACAACAAGTAGTATTTCTTTGTTGTTCATGGCAATCCGCCTCTACGCCTGCTCTATTCACGCAATTACCGACCGGTTTACCCAGGTCGGTGATCTCATTCAAAATTATTAAAAGACCGGAATTAAATTTGCCCGATCAATATTCTCAAACGGCAGTTCCACTGTACTGCCATCAACGTCAAGTACCACATTGACGCCATCAAACTGCTCCAGGATTCCCTGGAATTTACGCCGTCCATCTACCGCTACGGCCAAAACCAGCTTGACCTGACTGCCCACAAACTTCTGAAAATGCGCCTTGGTAAACAAGGGTCGATCCAGTCCGGGCGAAGACACCTCCAGGTTATATTGCCCCCGGATGATATCTTCCACATCCAGAATACCGCTGACTTGGTGACTAACCTTAGCGCAGTCATCTAAAGTCACACCGTTTTCGTGGTCTATATAAATCCGTAACACGGAATGTTTCCCGGACGGTAGATATTCAGCACCCACAAATTCGAACCCGAGTGACGAAACCGCAGGCTCTATCAGATTAAGTACTTTATCC
This Gammaproteobacteria bacterium DNA region includes the following protein-coding sequences:
- the rimP gene encoding ribosome maturation factor RimP, which produces MRTAPDKVLNLIEPAVSSLGFEFVGAEYLPSGKHSVLRIYIDHENGVTLDDCAKVSHQVSGILDVEDIIRGQYNLEVSSPGLDRPLFTKAHFQKFVGSQVKLVLAVAVDGRRKFQGILEQFDGVNVVLDVDGSTVELPFENIDRANLIPVF